Proteins encoded in a region of the Coffea eugenioides isolate CCC68of chromosome 4, Ceug_1.0, whole genome shotgun sequence genome:
- the LOC113768809 gene encoding probable LRR receptor-like serine/threonine-protein kinase At1g74360, with the protein MSEDESDHLFYVALLSFLVLITGKLVASDSLDTDKQVLLNLKSFLEEKNPVNRGSYNLWNSAGTSPCTWPGISCDSHGNRVIGINLSGNNIAGGLFGNFSELTQLSYLDLSMNTIGGAIPDDLGRCQNLKSLNLSHNLFDAEINLTLLKSLQVLDLAVNRIDGDIRSAFPENCTSLVVANVSANAFTGDVGNMFVGCSNLKYLDLSTNNLTGSLWSGFDRLKELTLYENKFTGTVPSSFLTGNCSLQILDLFHNQFVGLFPKEISNCKDLVILNLNENKFSGLIATEIGSISGLQELHMGSNNFSKDIPESLVGLSNLTFLDLSGNGFGGDIQDIFGKFKQVRFLVLHGNSYTGGLYTSGILGLSNIYRLDLSYNSLSGSLPIEVSQIMSLRYLILAYNQFTGQMPSEYGNFQAIQFLDLSFNMLNGSIPSSLGKLSSLLWLTLADNQLSGEIPPELGNCSSLLWLNLANNQLSGTIPPQLTTIGANPMPTFLFNRQNTKITAGFGECLPMRRWIPADYAPFSFVFSLLNRKNCRNLWDKLHTGYGLFQVCVPGSNVRTSDISGYLQLASNQLSGEVPPDIGNMRNFSMLHLGFNQFYGKLPSEIALMGLVVLNITRNNFSGEIPTEIGNIKCMQNLDLSYNNFSGTFPASFNKLSDLSKFNVSYNPYIAGVIPATGQLATFEKWSFLGDPLLRLPPFIDNSTGGGQGTKSESAKKPKKLGAFLVFLALLLAFLLCGVMTLIVCLMIKSPTDLPGYLLEESKGMHELVSTSSSSSPWLSDRVMVIRLDKTAFTHADILQATSNFSNDRIIGRGGSGIVYRGVLPNGTEVAIKKLQREGVEGEREFQAEMEALSGNGFGWPHPNLVKLYGWCLDGSEKLLVYEYMEGGTLEDLIIDRTRFTWKRRIEVAVDVAHALVYLHHECYPCIVHRDVKASNVLLDKNGKARVTDFGLARVINGGSHVSTMVAGTIGYVAPEYGQIWHATTKGDVYSYGVLVMELATGRRAVDGGEECLLEWARRVMGDGRQGFTRSLIPVSLLVSGLEKGAEEMCELLRIGIRCTTETPQARPNMKEVLAMLLQISGRGSRRHQGYGSSSSSG; encoded by the exons ATGTCTGAAGACGAAAGTGATCATCTGTTTTATGTAGCATTGCTCAGTTTCTTGGTCTTGATTACag GAAAGCTTGTTGCTTCGGATTCTCTAGATACAGACAAGCAAGTTTTACTCAACCTGAAGTCATTTCTTGAAGAGAAAAATCCTGTTAACAGAGGAAGCTACAATCTGTGGAATAGTGCAGGCACTTCTCCCTGCACTTGGCCTGGAATTTCATGTGATAGCCATGGAAACCGTGTGATCGGAATCAACTTGTCCGGCAACAACATAGCTGGAGGActttttggaaacttttcagAGTTGACACAGCTAAGCTACCTGGATCTCTCTATGAACACGATTGGTGGGGCCATTCCGGATGACTTAGGCCGCTGTCAGAACCTGAAGTCCCTGAATTTGTCACACAATCTCTTTGATGCTGAGATTAACCTGACACTTCTCAAGAGCCTGCAAGTTCTTGATCTGGCCGTCAACAGAATTGATGGCGATATCAGGTCAGCTTTTCCTGAAAATTGCACCAGCTTAGTTGTTGCAAATGTTTCTGCAAATGCATTTACTGGCGATGTTGGGAATATGTTTGTTGGATGCTCGAATCTGAAGTATCTTGATTTGAGCACGAATAATTTGACTGGAAGCTTATGGTCTGGATTTGATAGGCTAAAAGAGTTAACCTTATATGAGAACAAATTCACAGGCACCGTCCCTTCATCATTTCTCACAGGGAATTGCAGTTTGCAGATTTTGGACCTCTTTCACAATCAGTTCGTTGGGTTATTTCCAAAGGAGATTTCAAATTGTAAAGATTTGGTGatattgaatttaaatgagaACAAATTCAGTGGACTTATTGCTACAGAGATTGGTTCGATTTCAGGCCTCCAAGAACTTCACATGGGAAGCAATAATTTCTCAAAGGATATTCCAGAGTCTCTAGTAGGCCTGAGCAACTTAACCTTTCTAGACCTGAGTGGAAACGGCTTTGGAGGAGATATACAAGACATATTTGGGAAATTCAAGCAGGTCAGATTCCTTGTCTTACATGGAAATTCATATACAGGAGGTTTATACACGTCAGGAATTCTTGGTTTGTCCAACATTTATCGGTTGGACTTGAGCTACAACAGTTTGTCTGGTTCATTGCCTATTGAAGTTTCTCAGATAATGAGCTTACGATATTTGATTCTTGCCTACAACCAATTTACAGGTCAAATGCCTTCAGAATACGGAAATTTCCAAGCAATTCAATTCCTTGACCTGTCCTTCAACATGTTGAATGGGTCCATTCCTTCAAGCTTGGGAAAGTTGAGCTCATTACTGTGGTTGACGCTTGCAGACAACCAATTGTCAGGTGAAATTCCTCCAGAGTTGGGGAACTGCAGCAGCTTATTATGGTTGAACCTAGCAAACAATCAACTCTCAGGCACAATTCCTCCCCAATTGACAACCATTGGTGCAAATCCAATGCCAACATTCTTATTTAACAGACAAAATACTAAGATCACTGCTGGCTTTGGGGAGTGCTTGCCAATGAGAAGGTGGATACCAGCTGATTATGCACCATTTAGCTTTGTCTTTAGTCTCCTGAATAGGAAGAATTGTAGGAATCTGTGGGATAAGCTGCACACAGGCTATGGCCTATTTCAAGTGTGTGTACCTGGTTCTAATGTTCGAACATCAGACATCTCAGGCTATCTTCAACTAGCCAGTAATCAATTATCTGGTGAGGTCCCTCCTGATATAGGCAATATGCGTAACTTCAGCATGCTGCATTTGGGATTCAATCAATTCTATGGTAAACTTCCTTCAGAGATTGCACTCATGGGACTAGTGGTTCTCAACATTACAAGGAACAATTTTTCAGGAGAAATTCCAACAGAAATTGGAAATATCAAGTGCATGCAAAACCTTGACTTGTCATACAACAACTTCTCTGGCACCTTTCCTGCTAGTTTTAACAAACTGAGTGACTTGAGCAAGTTTAATGTCTCTTACAACCCATACATCGCTGGTGTAATACCTGCAACGGGACAGCTGGCAACATTTGAGAAATGGTCATTCCTTGGTGACCCACTCTTACGCCTTCCACCTTTCATTGATAATTCTACTGGTGGTGGACAGGGAACCAAAAGTGAAAGTGCCAAAAAGCCTAAAAAGTTGGGTGCATTTTTGGTATTCTTAGCACTGCTACTGGCTTTCTTACTCTGTGGAGTCATGACTCTCATTGTTTGCCTCATGATAAAAAGTCCAACGGACTTACCAGGATATCTCTTGGAGGAATCAAAGGGCATGCACGAACTTGTGTCAACTTCAAGTTCATCTTCCCCATGGTTGTCAGATAGAGTAATGGTAATCCGCTTAGACAAAACAGCCTTTACTCATGCTGATATTCTCCAAGCTACTAGTAACTTCTCAAATGATAGGATCATTGGAAGAGGAGGATCTGGAATAGTTTATCGTGGGGTCTTGCCTAACGGCACAGAAGTGGCAATAAAGAAGCTACAGAGAGAGGGTGTGGAGGGAGAAAGAGAGTTCCAGGCTGAAATGGAGGCATTGAGTGGAAATGGTTTTGGTTGGCCACATCCTAACCTGGTAAAACTTTATGGATGGTGTCTTGATGGATCAGAAAAATTGCTGGTCTATGAATACATGGAAGGTGGCACTTTAGAGGACCTTATCATTGATCGAACAAGATTTACATGGAAAAGGCGCATTGAGGTAGCAGTTGATGTAGCGCATGCTTTAGTATATTTACACCATGAGTGCTATCCTTGTATCGTGCACAGAGATGTCAAGGCTAGCAATGTGCTTCTTGATAAGAATGGGAAGGCACGAGTTACAGATTTTGGTCTTGCTAGAGTTATTAATGGAGGAAGTCATGTCAGCACAATGGTGGCTGGTACAATTGGCTATGTTGCACCAGAGTATGGCCAGATATGGCACGCCACGACAAAGGGTGATGTCTACAGCTATGGGGTGCTTGTTATGGAGCTAGCAACGGGGCGACGTGCTGTTGACGGAGGAGAAGAATGTCTTCTTGAATGGGCAAGAAGGGTAATGGGAGATGGACGTCAAGGATTTACTAGAAGCCTGATTCCAGTATCCCTTTTGGTATCTGGGCTGGAAAAGGGAGCAGAGGAGATGTGTGAATTACTAAGAATTGGAATAAGATGCACAACAGAGACACCACAAGCCAGACCTAACATGAAAGAGGTGCTAGCTATGCTGCTTCAGATTTCAGGTAGAGGAAGCAGAAGGCATCAAGGTTATGGGTCTTCTTCTTCATCAGGATGA
- the LOC113768914 gene encoding dCTP pyrophosphatase 1-like, producing the protein MEISQKFSKKSKDVSLQELRDRLAEFAKVRGWEQYHSPRNLLLALVGEVGELSEIFQWKGEVARGLPNWSPDDKEHLEEELSDVLFYLVQLADVCGLDLGQAALTKIVKNAKKYPVVE; encoded by the exons atggagaTCTCCCAGAAATTCTCCAAGAAATCCAAGGATGTCTCACTTCAAGAACTTAGAGATAGGCTTGCAGAGTTTGCTAAAGTTAGAGGATGGGAACAATATCATAGTCCAAGAAACCTACTTCTAgccttg GTTGGAGAGGTTGGAGAGCTATCAGAGATATTTCAGTGGAAGGGAGAAGTTGCAAGAGGACTACCAAATTGGAGCCCTGATGACAAGGAGCATTTGGAGGAGGAACTGTCTGATGTATTATTCTACCTAGTTCAGCTAGCTGATGTCTGTGGACTGGACCTTGGCCAAGCAGCTCTAACGAAGATAgttaaaaatgctaaaaaatatCCTGTTGTTGAATAA